The following proteins come from a genomic window of Rhizobium sp. 007:
- the bioB gene encoding biotin synthase BioB yields MNGAYEIAEPLAPRHRADEAEIIYNLPFNDLLFRAHGVHRENFDPNAVQMSRLLSIKTGGCAEDCGYCSQSAHYPTGLKASKLMEVERVLAEARRAKEGGATRYCMGAAWRSPKDRDMDAIAAMVKGVKALGMETCMTLGMLTPAQSAALAQAGLDYYNHNIDTSERFYGEIITTRTFADRLETLSNVRDAGIKVCAGGILGMGETAADRIAMLVTLANLAVPPESVPINMLIPIPGSKLADAEPVDPIEFVRTIALARILMPTSHLRLSAGRSDMSDEMQALCFFAGANSIFVGDTLLTADNPGEDDDSALFRRLGLKPMELDGGETAP; encoded by the coding sequence TTGAATGGTGCATACGAGATTGCGGAGCCTCTCGCCCCTCGGCATCGGGCTGATGAAGCAGAAATTATCTATAATTTGCCATTCAACGATCTTCTTTTTCGTGCTCACGGCGTTCATCGCGAAAACTTTGATCCGAACGCTGTCCAGATGAGCCGTCTGCTGTCCATCAAGACCGGCGGCTGCGCCGAGGACTGCGGCTATTGCAGCCAGTCAGCCCATTATCCGACCGGGCTCAAGGCCTCGAAGCTGATGGAGGTCGAGCGTGTCCTTGCTGAAGCGCGCAGGGCAAAGGAGGGCGGCGCGACCCGCTATTGCATGGGCGCGGCATGGCGCAGCCCGAAGGATCGCGACATGGATGCGATCGCTGCCATGGTTAAGGGCGTCAAGGCGCTGGGCATGGAAACCTGCATGACGCTCGGCATGCTGACGCCGGCACAGAGCGCTGCGCTCGCGCAAGCGGGGCTTGACTATTACAACCACAATATCGACACCTCCGAACGCTTCTACGGCGAGATTATAACCACGCGGACATTTGCCGACCGTTTGGAGACACTGTCGAATGTTCGTGACGCCGGCATCAAGGTCTGTGCGGGCGGCATCCTCGGGATGGGAGAGACGGCCGCCGACCGCATCGCGATGCTGGTGACGCTTGCCAATCTGGCCGTGCCTCCCGAGAGCGTGCCGATCAACATGCTGATCCCGATCCCGGGTTCGAAGCTTGCCGACGCCGAACCCGTCGATCCGATCGAGTTCGTGCGAACGATCGCTCTGGCCCGCATTTTGATGCCGACCTCGCACCTGCGGCTTTCGGCGGGACGCTCCGATATGAGCGATGAGATGCAAGCCCTCTGTTTCTTCGCCGGTGCCAATTCCATCTTCGTCGGCGATACCCTTTTGACAGCCGACAATCCAGGCGAGGACGATGACAGCGCACTGTTTCGCCGCCTCGGTCTGAAGCCGATGGAACTGGACGGCGGGGAGACGGCCCCATGA
- the fhuB gene encoding Fe(3+)-hydroxamate ABC transporter permease FhuB, producing the protein MMAIDQPISAEPSGFWKLILLVAIPAITAMALTVAGAERLLPPSSWWSALVDTDNAKSQELLFRHAFMPRVAVSILAGLGLGLSGILIQHLLRNPLAEPTTIGTNAGAGLALTIATLYAPVALENGRGVIALLGGALTTFLVFLLAQRRQFSPVAVIVSGLVVSLTCGSASALLMAINREYTEELFIWQSGSLIQNGDAVIRALLPQITVCSVLTFMFLRPLRLLEAGDESAGSLGMRPAAIRLIGLSIAVAMSAFVVAAAGVISFIALAAPAFARIAGARTLLQRMVWSPLIAASQLWLVDQLIQFHFREVAFPAGAATALLGAPLLFFFLLRLKTVSLDSRDGTFAAVTPHGMPALLLLAVALVVATGLAFFFGKGANGWGSIAAAEIGQLAELRLPRIGVALAAGAMFGVCGTLLQRMTTNSMAAPEVIGVSGGASLGVLALFVVTSSIDGLSLATAASVGALATLALVMFVAGRQRLSPEKLLLAGTSVTTLASALAALALASGDPRTDFLLAWLSGSTYRATPTQATAAAAVAILLLSVAPLTIRWLAVLPLGETVSRSLGLGVVAVRAILLCLIAIPTAVATLLIGPLSFVGLMAPHFARMTGFRRPAGEIFASAFYGALILIAADWTGRTILFPWQIPAGLLTALAGGPFFLIAMSRSR; encoded by the coding sequence ATGATGGCAATCGATCAGCCGATATCGGCGGAACCCAGCGGCTTTTGGAAACTCATCCTGCTCGTCGCCATTCCCGCGATCACCGCGATGGCCCTGACCGTTGCCGGAGCCGAACGGCTGTTGCCGCCTTCCTCCTGGTGGTCCGCGCTTGTCGATACCGACAATGCGAAATCGCAGGAACTGCTTTTCCGCCATGCCTTCATGCCGCGTGTCGCGGTCAGCATCCTCGCCGGCCTGGGCCTCGGGCTCTCCGGCATCCTGATCCAGCATCTGCTTCGCAACCCGCTGGCAGAGCCAACGACCATCGGCACGAATGCCGGTGCCGGGCTCGCCTTGACCATCGCAACGCTTTACGCCCCCGTCGCGCTCGAAAACGGACGCGGTGTCATCGCGCTTCTGGGCGGTGCGTTGACGACGTTCCTCGTCTTTTTGCTCGCACAGCGCCGGCAATTTTCGCCAGTCGCCGTCATTGTCTCAGGGCTTGTCGTCAGTTTGACCTGCGGCTCGGCGAGCGCCCTGCTCATGGCCATCAATCGCGAGTACACCGAGGAGCTTTTCATCTGGCAGAGCGGATCGTTGATCCAGAACGGCGACGCCGTCATCCGAGCGCTCCTTCCGCAGATTACTGTTTGCAGTGTCCTTACATTCATGTTCCTGCGGCCCTTGCGGCTGCTGGAAGCGGGTGATGAAAGTGCCGGTAGCCTTGGCATGAGGCCGGCAGCCATCAGGCTGATCGGTCTTTCGATCGCAGTAGCAATGAGCGCATTCGTCGTTGCGGCAGCCGGCGTCATAAGCTTCATTGCACTCGCAGCCCCGGCCTTCGCGCGCATAGCCGGCGCAAGGACGCTGCTGCAGCGCATGGTCTGGTCACCACTGATTGCCGCCTCGCAGCTTTGGCTGGTCGATCAACTGATCCAGTTCCACTTCAGGGAGGTGGCATTTCCCGCAGGCGCTGCGACAGCACTTCTCGGAGCGCCCTTGCTGTTCTTCTTCCTGCTTCGTTTGAAGACCGTGTCCCTCGACAGCCGAGACGGCACATTCGCTGCCGTCACTCCTCACGGAATGCCGGCTCTTCTTCTGCTTGCCGTGGCACTTGTTGTTGCGACAGGCCTTGCTTTTTTCTTTGGAAAGGGCGCAAACGGCTGGGGCTCCATCGCGGCAGCAGAGATCGGTCAATTGGCCGAATTGCGGTTGCCACGGATCGGCGTGGCGCTTGCAGCGGGAGCCATGTTTGGCGTTTGCGGCACATTGCTTCAGCGGATGACCACAAACAGCATGGCTGCTCCCGAAGTGATCGGTGTCTCAGGTGGGGCAAGCCTCGGCGTACTTGCGCTTTTTGTCGTCACGTCCAGCATCGATGGGCTTTCACTGGCAACGGCCGCAAGCGTCGGCGCCTTGGCAACACTCGCGCTCGTCATGTTTGTCGCTGGCCGGCAGCGCCTTTCGCCGGAGAAGCTTCTGCTCGCGGGGACATCTGTGACGACGCTTGCCTCGGCGCTCGCAGCTCTCGCTCTTGCAAGCGGCGATCCGAGGACGGACTTCCTGCTCGCCTGGCTCTCGGGATCCACCTACCGGGCAACTCCAACTCAGGCGACAGCAGCAGCCGCTGTCGCGATCCTTCTTCTATCCGTCGCGCCTTTGACGATCCGCTGGCTCGCCGTCTTGCCGCTTGGCGAAACCGTGTCGCGCTCGCTGGGCCTCGGTGTCGTTGCCGTTCGCGCCATCCTCCTTTGCCTCATCGCGATCCCGACAGCCGTCGCCACGCTGCTGATCGGACCGCTCAGTTTCGTCGGGCTGATGGCGCCGCACTTTGCGAGAATGACGGGGTTCCGAAGACCGGCCGGCGAAATATTCGCATCCGCTTTTTACGGTGCACTCATATTGATCGCGGCCGACTGGACGGGAAGAACCATCCTTTTTCCGTGGCAGATACCGGCAGGTCTGCTGACAGCTCTCGCCGGCGGCCCGTTTTTTCTGATCGCAATGAGCCGCTCCCGATAG
- a CDS encoding TonB-dependent siderophore receptor: MSFRSALGRTILSLSCSAGFFLPALAQDQAATVLQPVVIQGDGGAHSSGIFEEEGYVAKAGRAAGKSDTPLIETPQSVSVITADQIDAQGAETLNAALRYSAGVAGENNGSDTRGYGLQIRGFNVSDEIFYVDGLHSKGTEFASFLSLETYGAEAIELVRGPASVLYGQNSPGGIINYSSKRPTAEAFGEVGLSVGSFDRYEAQFDIGGPITEDGVFSYRLTGLSRKGDTHVDFVNDDRVYLAPSVKWAPDDETSLTVFAKYQKDFTGWGIQFLPASGTVLPNANGEIPRDRFVGEPDFDRYDLTIATIGYAFEHQIDETWAFRQNARFSYLKNVQEGVFGNGLAADGRTLMRYADEGRSQLASFAIDNQAEAMFDTGPLAHKMLFGLDYQYTHFKDWGTYADVDPIDVFNPVYGSSLPALDVYTDAKTTQHQLGLYVNDQVKFDKFVLTGGLRHDWARTETLEQFDGSRTDKSDSAFTGRLGLVYLADNGLAPYASYSTSFMPVLDDPSFDPETGRQYEVGVKYQPEGYNSFVTLSAFDLTKDNAVRYQGSTAVQTGEIRSRGIELEGVASLDEGWDIRLAYAYLDTEIMDDTEGTGGNTPYGVPRHRASLWAKYTVQRGTLEGLGLAAGIRYIGSTYGDDANSFKVPSVTLVDLAANYQWKDYEFQLNVSNLFDKRYVATCFSQTAGCFFAEGRKIVGSVKYRW, from the coding sequence ATGTCCTTTCGTTCCGCGCTTGGCCGCACCATTCTTTCACTTTCATGCAGCGCAGGCTTTTTTCTACCAGCGCTTGCGCAGGATCAGGCAGCGACGGTGCTGCAGCCTGTCGTCATCCAAGGGGATGGCGGTGCACACAGCAGCGGCATATTCGAAGAGGAAGGTTACGTTGCCAAAGCCGGGCGCGCAGCCGGCAAGAGCGATACCCCGCTGATCGAAACGCCGCAGTCCGTGTCGGTGATCACGGCGGACCAGATCGACGCGCAAGGTGCCGAAACTCTGAATGCGGCCCTGCGTTACAGCGCAGGCGTCGCCGGCGAGAATAATGGATCGGATACTCGCGGCTATGGGCTGCAAATCCGCGGCTTCAACGTCTCCGACGAAATCTTCTATGTCGATGGCCTGCATTCGAAGGGAACGGAATTCGCCTCCTTCCTGTCGCTGGAGACTTACGGCGCCGAAGCCATCGAGCTTGTGCGCGGTCCGGCTTCCGTACTTTACGGGCAGAACAGCCCCGGTGGCATCATCAATTACTCCAGCAAACGCCCGACTGCCGAAGCGTTCGGCGAAGTGGGCCTCAGCGTCGGCAGCTTCGACCGCTACGAAGCACAATTCGATATTGGTGGTCCGATCACCGAAGACGGCGTATTCAGCTACCGCCTGACGGGTCTTAGCCGCAAGGGCGACACACACGTGGACTTCGTCAACGACGATCGCGTCTACCTCGCACCCTCCGTCAAATGGGCGCCGGACGACGAAACGAGCCTGACGGTCTTTGCAAAATACCAGAAGGACTTCACCGGCTGGGGCATCCAGTTTCTGCCTGCATCCGGAACCGTCCTGCCGAACGCGAATGGCGAAATTCCACGCGACAGGTTTGTCGGCGAACCGGATTTTGACCGCTACGACCTGACGATTGCGACGATCGGCTACGCGTTCGAGCACCAGATCGACGAGACGTGGGCTTTCCGGCAGAACGCGCGCTTTTCCTATCTGAAAAACGTACAGGAAGGCGTTTTTGGCAACGGACTCGCCGCCGACGGACGCACACTCATGCGCTATGCCGACGAAGGCCGATCGCAGCTGGCAAGCTTTGCGATCGACAATCAGGCGGAGGCAATGTTCGACACCGGTCCGCTTGCGCATAAGATGCTTTTCGGGCTGGATTATCAGTATACGCATTTCAAAGACTGGGGCACCTATGCCGATGTCGATCCCATAGATGTCTTCAATCCGGTCTACGGCTCGTCGCTGCCAGCACTTGATGTCTATACAGACGCGAAGACGACACAGCATCAGCTCGGCCTTTACGTGAACGACCAGGTCAAGTTCGACAAATTCGTGCTGACGGGCGGCCTCCGTCACGACTGGGCGCGAACGGAAACGCTCGAGCAGTTTGACGGAAGCCGCACGGACAAATCCGATAGTGCCTTTACCGGCCGCCTCGGCCTTGTCTATCTGGCCGATAACGGTCTTGCGCCCTACGCCAGCTATTCGACCTCGTTCATGCCGGTGCTTGACGATCCGAGCTTTGATCCCGAAACCGGGCGGCAATACGAGGTCGGCGTGAAGTATCAGCCGGAAGGCTATAACAGCTTCGTGACGCTTTCGGCCTTTGATCTGACGAAAGACAATGCAGTTCGCTATCAAGGAAGTACTGCGGTGCAGACCGGAGAAATCCGCTCCCGCGGCATCGAACTCGAAGGCGTCGCAAGCCTCGATGAGGGCTGGGATATCAGGCTCGCTTATGCCTATCTCGATACCGAGATCATGGACGATACCGAAGGAACCGGCGGCAACACGCCCTACGGCGTGCCGCGCCATCGCGCGTCGTTGTGGGCAAAGTACACGGTCCAGCGCGGCACGTTGGAGGGTCTCGGCCTAGCGGCAGGCATCCGCTACATCGGATCGACCTATGGCGACGATGCGAATTCCTTCAAGGTTCCGAGCGTCACGCTTGTCGACCTTGCCGCAAATTACCAGTGGAAAGACTACGAGTTCCAGCTGAACGTCAGTAATCTCTTCGACAAGCGCTATGTGGCTACGTGCTTTTCGCAAACGGCCGGATGCTTTTTCGCCGAGGGCCGCAAGATCGTCGGCTCGGTGAAATACCGTTGGTAA
- a CDS encoding GntR family transcriptional regulator, with the protein MTDHSDETIAARISRVLADRIVTGQLAPGSKLKQDHIAEEFGSSHVPVREALRRLEAQGLAISEPRRGVRVASFDLAEVQEVARMRAALEVLALRHAAPHLTPSILDHAERATLEGDQAVDVRGWEAANRRFHRLVLSPCGMPRLLAAIDDLHAASARFLFSTWNSGWMTPKDRDHRAILGFLREGETEHAATVLERHVQWIGRRPARSGAAPDAERFAIVG; encoded by the coding sequence ATGACCGATCACAGTGACGAGACAATTGCCGCGCGGATAAGCCGCGTACTTGCTGACCGGATCGTGACAGGACAGCTCGCACCCGGCTCCAAACTCAAGCAGGATCATATCGCCGAGGAATTCGGCTCCAGCCATGTACCGGTGCGCGAGGCACTTCGGCGGCTGGAGGCGCAGGGGCTTGCGATCAGCGAGCCGAGGCGAGGCGTCCGCGTTGCGTCATTCGATCTTGCAGAAGTGCAGGAAGTAGCGCGCATGCGCGCTGCGCTCGAAGTTCTGGCGCTTCGCCATGCTGCTCCCCACCTGACGCCGTCCATCCTCGATCATGCCGAACGCGCCACCCTTGAAGGCGACCAGGCCGTTGATGTTCGCGGCTGGGAAGCGGCAAACAGGCGCTTTCACCGGCTGGTGCTTTCGCCTTGCGGGATGCCGCGCCTCTTGGCGGCAATCGATGATCTGCACGCTGCGAGCGCGCGGTTTCTTTTTTCAACGTGGAACTCGGGCTGGATGACACCCAAGGACCGCGATCATCGAGCGATCCTCGGTTTTCTTCGCGAAGGAGAAACCGAACACGCGGCCACTGTCCTGGAGCGGCATGTCCAATGGATCGGCCGGCGGCCGGCAAGAAGCGGCGCTGCTCCCGACGCCGAGCGTTTCGCGATCGTCGGCTGA
- a CDS encoding ATP-binding cassette domain-containing protein: protein MLSLQGVSFVIEGRTLLHPLTLDFEAGKTVGLIGHNGSGKSTLLKLLARQQQPSSGTIRFEGKALGEWPGRAFARRLGYLPQQTPAAPGMLVKELVALGRYPWHGALGRFAEADRTKVSEALELTGTASLARRLVDTLSGGERQRVWLAMLVAQDADCLLLDEPISALDIGHQLEVLALTQTLSREKGLSVIAVLHDVNMAARFCDEIVALHSGRLISRGSPAEIMRPAELDKIYNVRMDVMQQRSGRLVAVAQ, encoded by the coding sequence ATGCTCTCTCTTCAAGGCGTCAGCTTCGTCATCGAGGGCCGTACCCTGCTGCACCCGCTGACGCTGGATTTTGAAGCCGGCAAAACGGTCGGGCTGATCGGCCATAACGGTTCCGGAAAATCGACGCTGCTGAAGCTTCTCGCCCGCCAGCAACAGCCTTCTTCCGGCACGATACGCTTCGAAGGCAAGGCGCTTGGCGAATGGCCGGGCCGCGCCTTTGCCCGCCGCCTCGGCTACCTGCCGCAGCAGACGCCGGCAGCGCCGGGGATGCTTGTCAAGGAGCTTGTCGCGCTCGGCCGCTACCCCTGGCATGGTGCGCTCGGCCGCTTCGCAGAAGCGGATCGCACCAAGGTTTCCGAGGCGCTTGAACTGACAGGCACCGCCTCATTGGCCCGCAGGCTTGTCGATACGCTGTCGGGCGGAGAACGCCAACGCGTTTGGCTGGCCATGCTTGTAGCCCAAGATGCCGATTGCCTACTGCTTGACGAACCCATCTCGGCACTCGACATCGGCCATCAACTCGAAGTGCTGGCGCTCACCCAGACACTTTCGCGCGAGAAGGGCCTCAGCGTCATCGCCGTGCTTCACGACGTCAACATGGCGGCGAGATTCTGCGACGAAATCGTCGCGCTGCATTCCGGGCGCTTGATCTCACGGGGGTCACCGGCGGAAATCATGAGACCTGCCGAACTCGATAAGATCTACAATGTCCGGATGGATGTGATGCAGCAACGATCCGGTCGGCTTGTGGCGGTGGCCCAATAA
- a CDS encoding ABC transporter ATP-binding protein yields MLRRFFSYYRPYRGLFVLDFSCAIISGLLELGFPMAVKLFVDRLLIGQDWLLILLASAGLLVVYAINTGLMAIVTYWGHMLGINIETDMRRAAFDHLQKLSFSYYDNQKTGHLVGRLTKDLEEIGEVAHHGPEDLFIAVMTFAGALILMLTVNWQLALITAIIVPLTAWVTSRYGTRMTRNSRALFGRVGDFNARIEESVGGVRVVQAFGNEDHERALFENDNQSYRKTKLQAYRIMAASTSLSYMSMRLTQMIVMIAGSYFVLAGELTAGGFIGFLLLVGVFFRPVEKINSVIETYPKGIAGFRRFTELIDTEPDIEDAPDAIEVDHLRGEIAYRDVSFAYSSGKPALKHVNLTIRAGETVAFVGPSGAGKTTICSLLPRFYEVGDGAISVDGIDIRHMKLASLRRQIGVVQQDVFLFAGTIRENIAYGRLDAGEADIVEAAMRAKLDGMIASLPDGLDTMIGERGVKLSGGQKQRLAIARMFLKNPPILILDEATSALDTETERQIQQSLAKLAEGRTTLIIAHRLATIRDADRIVVVDGSRVVEEGSHAELLKRRGHYRRLYDAQLATSS; encoded by the coding sequence ATGCTCCGCCGCTTCTTTTCCTATTACAGGCCCTATCGCGGCCTCTTCGTGCTGGATTTCAGCTGCGCGATCATCTCCGGCCTGCTCGAGCTCGGCTTTCCGATGGCTGTGAAGCTGTTCGTCGATCGGCTTCTGATCGGCCAGGACTGGCTGCTCATTTTATTGGCATCTGCCGGTCTTCTGGTGGTTTATGCGATCAACACCGGCCTGATGGCGATCGTCACCTATTGGGGCCACATGCTCGGCATCAACATCGAGACCGACATGCGCCGAGCGGCCTTCGACCATCTTCAGAAGCTTTCCTTCAGCTATTACGACAATCAGAAGACCGGACATCTGGTCGGCCGTCTAACGAAGGATCTCGAAGAGATCGGCGAGGTGGCCCATCACGGTCCCGAGGATCTTTTCATTGCGGTGATGACTTTTGCAGGCGCACTCATCTTGATGCTGACTGTCAATTGGCAGCTCGCGCTCATCACCGCCATCATCGTGCCGCTGACGGCGTGGGTGACCAGCCGTTACGGAACCCGGATGACGAGGAATTCGCGGGCGCTCTTCGGGCGCGTCGGCGATTTCAATGCCCGGATCGAAGAGAGCGTCGGCGGCGTCAGGGTCGTGCAGGCCTTCGGCAACGAGGACCATGAACGGGCTCTCTTCGAAAATGACAATCAAAGCTACCGGAAGACGAAACTCCAAGCCTACCGCATCATGGCTGCCAGCACGTCGCTGAGTTACATGAGCATGCGGCTGACGCAGATGATCGTGATGATCGCCGGCAGCTATTTCGTTCTGGCGGGCGAGCTGACGGCCGGTGGCTTCATTGGTTTCCTGCTTCTCGTCGGCGTCTTCTTCCGGCCCGTCGAGAAGATCAACTCGGTGATCGAGACCTACCCGAAAGGCATTGCCGGTTTCCGGCGGTTTACCGAACTGATCGACACAGAACCCGATATCGAGGATGCGCCCGACGCGATCGAAGTCGATCATTTGAGGGGCGAAATCGCCTATCGCGACGTGTCTTTCGCCTATAGCAGCGGAAAGCCGGCGCTTAAGCATGTCAATCTGACGATCAGGGCAGGCGAGACGGTTGCGTTCGTCGGCCCCTCTGGCGCGGGAAAGACGACGATATGCTCGCTGCTGCCACGCTTTTATGAAGTCGGCGACGGCGCCATCTCGGTGGACGGCATCGACATCCGCCATATGAAGCTCGCCTCGCTCAGACGTCAGATCGGTGTCGTGCAGCAGGATGTCTTTCTGTTCGCAGGAACGATTCGCGAAAACATCGCCTATGGGAGGCTGGACGCCGGCGAAGCCGATATTGTCGAGGCCGCTATGCGCGCCAAGCTTGACGGCATGATTGCGTCGCTGCCAGACGGGCTGGATACGATGATCGGCGAACGCGGCGTCAAATTGTCGGGTGGCCAGAAACAGCGCCTGGCAATTGCCCGCATGTTCCTGAAGAACCCGCCGATCCTCATCCTCGACGAGGCGACGTCGGCGCTCGACACAGAGACCGAACGTCAGATACAACAATCGCTGGCCAAGCTTGCCGAAGGCAGGACGACGCTGATTATCGCGCACCGGCTGGCAACAATACGCGACGCGGACCGGATCGTTGTCGTCGACGGCTCACGTGTCGTGGAAGAGGGTTCGCATGCCGAGTTGCTAAAGCGGCGCGGCCATTACAGGCGCCTATACGATGCCCAACTTGCCACCAGTTCTTAA
- a CDS encoding ABC transporter substrate-binding protein, producing MFTRRTLLGGLAASAFAPAAFAAPPRRIVCLEWTSAEMFMSLGVQPLAVADLKGYRDWVAAPALPLSTFDLGARGEPNLEVISALRPDLIAGAYGYGIDETMFARFAPIFSVPFYDGKSTPLAQAAAETVKLGALLRREEEAREHVSQAMRTINDTRDALRTRPAGPIVIVSMFDDRHVRVYGRGSLFQDVFDRIGLVNAWTGGTSDWGFSTVGIDALTAIGNARLVSLDPIPAHIRIRIEQSSLWTSLPCVRAGNVATIPPVWPFGGLAAAARFANLIENVVQA from the coding sequence ATGTTTACCCGGCGGACATTACTCGGCGGGCTTGCCGCATCGGCTTTCGCACCGGCGGCCTTCGCAGCCCCGCCGCGACGCATCGTCTGCCTCGAATGGACATCGGCCGAAATGTTCATGTCGCTCGGCGTGCAGCCATTGGCGGTTGCCGATCTCAAAGGCTATCGGGACTGGGTCGCTGCGCCCGCCCTGCCCTTGTCGACATTTGATCTCGGCGCCCGCGGTGAACCGAACCTCGAAGTGATCAGCGCGCTTCGTCCCGATCTGATCGCAGGCGCCTATGGCTACGGGATCGATGAAACAATGTTTGCGCGCTTTGCGCCGATTTTCAGCGTTCCGTTCTATGACGGAAAGAGCACGCCGCTTGCTCAGGCGGCAGCCGAAACCGTAAAACTCGGCGCTCTTCTCCGACGGGAGGAGGAAGCGCGGGAGCATGTCAGCCAAGCCATGCGCACGATCAATGATACCAGGGATGCTCTTCGCACCCGCCCGGCCGGTCCGATCGTGATCGTCAGCATGTTCGACGACCGCCACGTGCGGGTCTATGGAAGAGGCAGCCTGTTTCAAGACGTGTTTGACCGCATCGGGCTGGTCAACGCGTGGACCGGAGGGACATCGGACTGGGGATTTTCAACCGTTGGCATCGATGCGCTTACGGCAATCGGTAATGCCCGTCTGGTTTCGCTCGATCCGATCCCGGCGCATATCCGCATCCGCATTGAGCAGAGTTCGCTCTGGACCAGCCTGCCCTGTGTCAGAGCTGGAAATGTTGCAACGATTCCGCCGGTCTGGCCCTTCGGCGGGTTGGCCGCTGCCGCCCGTTTCGCCAACTTGATCGAAAACGTCGTGCAGGCATGA
- a CDS encoding 8-amino-7-oxononanoate synthase → MSFAGLARYERTLAGLERKGRARALIGQSGIDFTSNDYLGLAQSERLKNAIAEAIGRGVAVGAGGSRLLRGNHPEHEALEEQAAAYFGTERVVYFGSGYAANVAVFSTLPQREDIIIHDALVHASAHEGIAASKARAMSVAHNDVAAFDEAIRRWRRSGGTGRAWIAVESLYSMDGDRAPLAQLASIANAHDAFLVVDEAHATGVFGPGGRGFSAGLEAQDNLIVLHTCGKALGVAGALLSASAVICDYLVNRARGFIYATAPSPLMAAAVGEALRVLEDEPQRRAELDKLRAFANSALAAATGAKGSGSQILPVMIGDNARAVAIAAHMRDQGFDIRAIRPPTVPEGTARLRIAITLNVDSSMISSMFEQLAAVLAEEDRS, encoded by the coding sequence ATGAGCTTTGCGGGCCTTGCCCGCTACGAGCGGACACTGGCCGGCCTTGAACGGAAGGGCCGCGCCCGGGCGCTGATCGGCCAGAGCGGCATCGATTTTACGTCGAACGACTATCTGGGGCTTGCTCAATCGGAGCGCCTTAAGAACGCGATTGCCGAAGCGATCGGGCGCGGCGTTGCGGTCGGGGCAGGGGGATCGAGGCTGCTGCGGGGCAATCATCCCGAGCACGAAGCGCTCGAGGAGCAGGCAGCCGCATATTTCGGAACCGAAAGGGTCGTCTATTTCGGCAGCGGCTACGCGGCCAACGTCGCTGTCTTCTCGACCCTTCCGCAGCGCGAGGACATCATCATCCACGATGCCCTGGTCCATGCAAGCGCGCATGAGGGGATCGCGGCGAGCAAGGCACGGGCGATGTCGGTCGCTCACAACGATGTTGCCGCCTTCGATGAGGCGATCAGGAGATGGCGCCGCTCAGGCGGCACTGGCAGGGCGTGGATTGCCGTCGAGAGCCTCTATTCCATGGACGGCGATCGCGCACCGCTTGCTCAACTTGCAAGCATTGCGAATGCGCATGACGCCTTCCTGGTCGTGGACGAAGCGCATGCAACCGGTGTCTTCGGGCCGGGGGGACGCGGTTTTTCGGCAGGTCTGGAAGCGCAAGACAACCTCATCGTCCTTCACACCTGCGGCAAGGCGCTCGGTGTTGCCGGAGCGCTGCTTTCTGCAAGCGCTGTCATTTGCGACTACCTCGTCAACCGCGCCCGCGGTTTCATCTATGCGACGGCGCCTTCGCCGTTGATGGCGGCTGCTGTTGGCGAAGCGTTGCGCGTTCTCGAGGACGAGCCGCAGCGGCGCGCCGAGCTCGACAAGCTGCGGGCTTTTGCAAACTCCGCACTTGCGGCTGCGACCGGTGCCAAAGGCAGCGGTTCCCAGATCCTGCCGGTGATGATCGGCGACAATGCGCGCGCCGTCGCAATTGCCGCGCATATGCGCGACCAAGGATTCGACATCAGGGCAATCCGCCCGCCGACCGTGCCGGAGGGGACAGCGCGGCTGAGAATCGCAATCACGCTTAACGTGGATTCCAGCATGATTTCCAGCATGTTCGAGCAGCTTGCAGCCGTCCTGGCGGAGGAGGATCGGTCATGA